The proteins below come from a single Leptospira harrisiae genomic window:
- a CDS encoding alpha/beta hydrolase: MKPYVLAIPLVLSYAGLKQKKALELKELRLPDTGRRIFHFYPVGKNPESLPGVYIQHGMSAMGIDDPRIVELAENIASSNHSVILPELPEVKGLKIEEKTISNIQSLMMEIYSTKQLFDGEKLGYLSASFSAGMGLIAASKSNTKNKIKSSMAIGAYCDFLDTVPFVFSNYEIDPYAVYVILYNFIHCFEPTLAEELQPVYYEAALDNGLKRIGKDALTETLLSRNSPRAKEFFFQVGADRKFRKELAKRVLDTVPKNLPENLSPFYQLESLDGPVSLLHGKTDPVISPTESKKLTLLFQKKQIPYVYRTSTALTHGDSLPLHSQIFGVPALLQTFGSFLYWLDR, from the coding sequence ATGAAACCTTATGTTTTGGCAATCCCACTCGTCTTGAGTTATGCAGGATTGAAACAAAAAAAAGCATTAGAACTTAAAGAACTTCGTTTGCCGGACACGGGCCGAAGGATCTTTCATTTTTATCCAGTAGGCAAAAATCCAGAATCTTTACCGGGTGTATACATCCAACATGGAATGAGTGCCATGGGCATTGATGATCCAAGAATTGTAGAACTTGCTGAAAACATTGCTAGTTCCAATCACAGTGTCATTTTGCCAGAACTTCCCGAAGTAAAGGGTTTAAAAATCGAAGAAAAAACAATTTCCAACATTCAAAGTTTAATGATGGAAATATACTCCACCAAACAATTATTTGATGGAGAAAAATTAGGATATTTATCTGCGAGTTTTTCTGCGGGAATGGGTCTCATTGCAGCTTCCAAATCCAATACAAAAAACAAAATTAAATCTTCCATGGCCATTGGAGCCTATTGTGATTTTTTAGATACAGTACCTTTCGTATTTTCTAACTACGAAATTGATCCGTACGCTGTGTACGTCATTCTCTACAATTTTATTCATTGTTTTGAACCAACACTGGCCGAAGAATTACAACCAGTGTATTACGAAGCTGCCTTAGACAATGGACTCAAACGAATAGGAAAGGATGCCCTAACAGAAACTTTGCTCAGTCGTAATTCTCCCCGTGCCAAAGAATTTTTTTTCCAAGTAGGAGCGGATAGAAAATTTCGTAAGGAGCTTGCGAAACGAGTCCTGGACACTGTTCCTAAAAACCTTCCCGAAAATCTTTCTCCATTTTACCAATTGGAGTCCTTGGATGGCCCGGTCTCCCTCTTACATGGAAAAACGGATCCTGTGATTTCACCCACCGAATCTAAAAAACTCACCCTTCTCTTTCAAAAAAAACAGATACCTTATGTCTACCGCACTTCCACTGCCCTCACCCACGGGGACAGCCTCCCTCTCCATTCGCAAATTTTTGGAGTCCCGGCCCTACTCCAGACTTTCGGAAGTTTTCTATATTGGCTCGACCGATAG
- a CDS encoding chemotaxis protein CheX: protein MDPLIDEKFILTVSQVLPEHFQKTLLVYAEREAYGPSKNEGLCFENCTLVEFVGDINGKVYLALDGYTKLKLLPKIAKAFQIDPTSRSHSASIMMEFANQIAGKLITEMRLGRYEIDILPPENLNHKLVPISLEHFRQYILIFNLKERRGEEYMGRLYLILLLEKFPTPQK, encoded by the coding sequence ATGGATCCATTAATTGACGAAAAGTTTATCCTGACAGTTTCGCAAGTATTACCGGAACATTTTCAAAAAACGCTTTTGGTTTATGCAGAAAGAGAAGCGTATGGTCCTTCCAAAAATGAAGGTTTATGTTTTGAAAATTGTACTCTTGTTGAATTTGTGGGTGATATCAATGGAAAAGTTTATCTTGCATTGGATGGATATACAAAACTAAAACTCCTACCAAAAATTGCCAAAGCATTTCAAATCGATCCAACATCCCGATCTCATTCCGCTTCCATCATGATGGAATTTGCAAACCAAATCGCTGGAAAATTAATTACAGAAATGAGACTGGGGCGTTACGAAATCGATATCTTACCACCTGAAAACTTAAATCATAAACTCGTTCCTATATCCTTAGAACATTTTCGCCAATACATACTTATCTTTAATCTTAAAGAAAGAAGAGGCGAAGAGTATATGGGTAGGTTGTATTTGATTTTATTGTTGGAAAAATTCCCTACTCCCCAAAAGTAA
- a CDS encoding class I SAM-dependent DNA methyltransferase gives MKLYSELAEYYFTIEEASRKFSEEILFLRDTFKRHKIHTVLDIGCGTGEHIKELQGMGFKPLGVDGSPRMLEIAKVRFPHCQFELGKMEAYVAKQPVDAVICLYGTFNYLINDDLVQNFLRNCHKNLKQAGLLVLEIWNADPIHRIKRKPITTVSNVRQGATSIRRNRGFRLTRADDVAIVEVNYVYNLNQKDLKDKHTMRVFHFPQVRNFLDDNKFDVLHVYSNYDGEKYIKTGARMLIVAKKRS, from the coding sequence ATGAAACTCTATTCCGAATTGGCCGAATACTATTTTACCATCGAAGAAGCAAGCCGCAAGTTTTCGGAAGAGATCCTCTTCCTTCGGGATACATTTAAGCGACATAAAATACACACAGTATTAGACATCGGTTGTGGGACAGGGGAACATATCAAAGAACTACAGGGAATGGGTTTTAAACCACTCGGTGTAGATGGTTCGCCACGGATGTTGGAAATTGCCAAAGTCCGATTTCCTCATTGCCAATTTGAATTGGGTAAAATGGAAGCATATGTCGCCAAACAACCAGTTGACGCCGTCATTTGTTTATATGGAACCTTTAATTATCTCATCAACGATGATTTAGTTCAAAATTTTTTGCGGAATTGTCATAAAAACTTAAAACAGGCAGGTCTTTTGGTTTTAGAGATTTGGAATGCTGATCCAATACACAGAATCAAACGAAAACCCATCACCACTGTGAGTAATGTGCGCCAAGGGGCAACATCCATTCGTAGGAATCGAGGATTTCGACTAACAAGAGCAGATGACGTGGCCATTGTAGAAGTGAACTATGTATATAATCTAAACCAGAAAGATTTAAAAGACAAACATACTATGCGTGTGTTTCATTTTCCACAAGTTCGAAATTTCTTAGACGATAATAAGTTTGATGTTCTCCATGTTTATAGCAACTACGACGGTGAAAAATATATAAAAACCGGCGCAAGGATGCTCATCGTAGCTAAAAAGAGGTCTTGA
- the lpdA gene encoding dihydrolipoyl dehydrogenase, translated as MSSPNHFQVIVIGGGPGGYVAAIRAAQLGLQTCIVEREKLGGVCLNWGCIPTKALLESAHVLEHLKHAASFGLSCDNIKADFDAVIKRSRSVADQMAKGVEFLMKKNKITVVSGEASFLNSKTIQVKPSSGEVSTYTSDFYILAVGAKNKALPFLPFDGKRVLSARDAMIEPKVIPNLAIIGAGAIGVEFADFYASMGSKVTVIEFQDHLLPNEDLEISGVLERSFKKRGIEQYLSHGVETASVTDAGVELILLDRKSAKKEKLNFDKVIVGVGISPNTSNIGLDEIGIKLKNGFVDFVGNYRSTVDHIYAIGDCIATPALAHVASAEGIRAAEDISVRVGNPHHLQISKLNYSYIPGCTYCHPEVASVGLTEEKAKAMGYEITVGKFPFTASGRAQAQGDTTGMVKIVSDKKHGEILGAHIIGSGATEMIAELTLGANMEITVRELANTIHAHPTLSEGIMESAAAVLGEAINI; from the coding sequence ATGTCTAGTCCAAACCATTTCCAAGTCATCGTCATTGGAGGAGGGCCCGGCGGTTATGTCGCTGCCATCCGTGCCGCACAATTAGGTTTACAAACTTGTATTGTGGAACGCGAAAAACTCGGTGGAGTGTGTTTGAACTGGGGTTGTATTCCCACCAAAGCCCTGTTAGAAAGTGCACATGTATTAGAACATTTAAAACATGCAGCCAGTTTCGGCTTGTCCTGCGACAATATCAAAGCCGATTTTGATGCTGTCATCAAACGTTCTCGGTCTGTGGCAGACCAAATGGCCAAGGGTGTTGAGTTTCTCATGAAGAAAAACAAAATCACCGTGGTCAGTGGTGAGGCTAGTTTTCTTAATTCTAAAACTATCCAAGTGAAGCCGAGTTCCGGAGAAGTTTCCACATATACTTCCGATTTTTACATTTTAGCTGTGGGTGCCAAAAACAAAGCCCTCCCTTTTTTGCCTTTTGACGGCAAACGTGTGTTATCTGCAAGAGATGCCATGATTGAACCAAAGGTGATTCCAAACCTTGCCATCATTGGAGCAGGTGCCATTGGAGTGGAGTTCGCCGATTTTTATGCGAGTATGGGTTCTAAGGTAACCGTCATTGAATTCCAAGACCATTTACTTCCCAATGAAGATTTGGAAATTTCTGGTGTTTTAGAAAGAAGTTTTAAAAAACGAGGGATTGAACAGTATCTAAGCCATGGAGTGGAAACGGCTTCCGTCACCGATGCGGGAGTGGAACTTATTTTGTTAGATCGTAAATCGGCAAAAAAAGAAAAGTTAAACTTTGATAAGGTGATAGTTGGGGTGGGAATATCGCCTAATACTAGTAATATTGGTTTAGATGAAATTGGAATCAAACTAAAAAATGGATTTGTGGATTTTGTCGGAAACTACCGTTCGACGGTGGATCATATTTATGCCATTGGGGATTGTATTGCTACCCCGGCTCTTGCTCATGTGGCCAGTGCCGAAGGGATTCGTGCGGCAGAAGATATCTCTGTGCGAGTCGGTAACCCCCATCATCTACAAATTTCCAAACTCAACTATTCTTATATTCCAGGATGTACGTATTGCCATCCAGAAGTGGCAAGTGTGGGCCTTACGGAAGAAAAAGCAAAAGCCATGGGATATGAAATCACTGTTGGTAAATTTCCTTTCACCGCGAGTGGTCGAGCACAGGCCCAAGGGGATACAACAGGAATGGTAAAAATTGTCTCTGATAAAAAACACGGGGAAATTCTAGGAGCCCATATTATAGGAAGTGGCGCCACTGAAATGATCGCAGAACTGACACTAGGTGCCAATATGGAAATCACAGTTCGAGAACTTGCTAACACCATTCATGCACATCCAACGTTATCGGAAGGAATTATGGAAAGTGCCGCAGCGGTGCTTGGGGAAGCGATTAATATTTAG
- a CDS encoding alpha/beta fold hydrolase, whose amino-acid sequence MHGIETKSDLNREGSNRKMKQKSFRFRNWECAYLDSETPGPVLVFCHANGYSAGCYNYYFQLLSKHYRVIAPDFLGHGRSEFSLKFNNWNVFRDQILALLDHESISKTNIIGHSLGGASSLLAAAKEPDRFDKVLAMDPVILGWKLIFLSKFLENPLAKGAKKRRTHFKSIELVRRSFRKFPAFANFEPSIFEDYLNSCFESTGHDAEVKLCCDPRVEARIFSHAHFHVFKNFYGIKTENHIAIPEKFEVCSPKYAYLLTKKHPKSDVTIFPGFTHFFPFERPKETWDWMKRCLEIKEN is encoded by the coding sequence TTGCATGGGATAGAGACAAAATCCGATCTAAATCGGGAAGGGTCAAATAGAAAAATGAAACAAAAATCCTTTAGGTTCAGAAACTGGGAATGTGCTTACTTAGATTCGGAAACCCCGGGTCCCGTTCTCGTTTTCTGTCATGCCAATGGTTATAGTGCCGGCTGTTACAATTATTACTTTCAATTATTATCAAAACACTACCGAGTCATCGCTCCTGATTTTTTAGGACATGGACGCTCCGAGTTTAGTTTAAAATTTAATAATTGGAATGTGTTTCGAGACCAAATCCTCGCACTTCTCGACCATGAATCCATATCCAAAACAAATATCATTGGCCACTCACTCGGCGGTGCTTCCTCGTTACTTGCAGCAGCAAAAGAACCAGATCGTTTTGATAAAGTTTTAGCGATGGATCCCGTCATCTTAGGTTGGAAACTCATTTTTCTTTCTAAGTTTTTAGAAAACCCTTTGGCAAAAGGTGCCAAAAAAAGACGAACTCATTTCAAATCTATAGAGCTTGTTAGGCGGTCATTTCGAAAGTTCCCGGCCTTTGCCAACTTCGAACCATCCATCTTCGAAGATTATCTAAACTCTTGTTTTGAGAGTACTGGCCACGACGCAGAAGTCAAACTATGTTGTGATCCAAGAGTCGAAGCAAGGATCTTTAGCCACGCCCACTTCCATGTCTTCAAAAACTTTTATGGAATCAAAACAGAAAACCATATCGCCATCCCAGAAAAATTCGAAGTCTGTAGCCCGAAGTATGCCTACCTCCTAACAAAAAAACATCCCAAGTCCGATGTCACGATCTTCCCCGGCTTCACACATTTTTTTCCTTTCGAAAGACCAAAAGAAACTTGGGACTGGATGAAACGATGTTTGGAGATAAAGGAAAACTAA
- a CDS encoding DMT family transporter, translated as MQFQVILFFCIAVFFNALANILIKSSSLQDQHKTLSGGLWDTIFTVFNPYFIGGLASFGLALLGYRYVLGKGLKLSLAYPVFTSSGFIIVLIASSLFFKERLNLTQWIGIAFILIGVWLTALQMFDVKS; from the coding sequence ATGCAATTCCAGGTCATCCTCTTCTTCTGTATAGCCGTATTCTTCAACGCATTGGCTAATATTTTAATCAAATCATCTTCCTTACAAGACCAACACAAAACGTTGTCAGGTGGTCTTTGGGATACAATCTTTACTGTTTTTAATCCATACTTTATTGGCGGGCTCGCAAGTTTTGGTTTGGCTCTCCTTGGATACAGATATGTTTTAGGGAAAGGTTTGAAACTCTCACTCGCCTATCCTGTGTTTACTTCTAGTGGATTTATCATTGTACTCATTGCATCATCTCTCTTTTTTAAAGAAAGGTTGAATTTGACGCAGTGGATTGGAATTGCTTTTATCTTGATTGGTGTTTGGCTTACCGCCTTGCAGATGTTTGATGTTAAATCTTGA